CAGCGAAGAGACCCGCAAGAGCGTGGGGAATGGGGGTATCCTATGCGCCCTGAAGACGGATTCCTGTTCCATGCTGGTGATTTCCAACAACGTGCATCTGCCGGATGCCGAGATCGAGCTGACCGCCATCCGTGCCCAGGGCGCCGGTGGGCAGAACGTCAACAAGGTGTCCAGCGCGGTGCACCTGCGCTTCGACATTCCGGCTTCGTCCCTGCCTCCGTTCTACAAGGAGCGCCTGCTGGCGTTGCGCGACAGCCGCATCACCAGTGACGGCGTGATCATTCTCAAGGCCCAGCAGTACCGCACCCAGGAGCAGAACCGCGCCGATGCCCTGGAGCGCCTCACCGAGCTGATTCTCAGCGCCATCAAGGTGGAGAAGAAGCGCCGCCCGACCAAGCCGACCCTGGGTTCGAAGAAGCGCCGCCTGGAGACCAAGGCCAAGCGCGGCAGCATCAAGGCCGGGCGCGGCAAAGTGGACTTCTAGCGCGCCTCGCGTTCCTGGCGCAGCTTGGGCGCCTGGTGGTACAGGTACAGGCTCAGCACCAGGCCGGTGCAGGCAGCGATGGCGGCGAACAGGAAGATCGAGGCAAAGCCGAAACCGGCAGCAATCGCCCCCGCCAGCGGGCCGGTGATGCCCAGCGACAGGTCGATGAACAGCGAGTAGGCTCCCACTGCCGCGCCGCGGCTGGAGGCTGGCACCAGGTTCACCGCTTCCACCCCCAGGGCCGGGAATACCAGGGAGAAGCCGAAGCCGCTCAGGGCTGCGCCGGCCAGGGCCCAATTGGCATCCGGGGCCAGCCACAGCAGCAACAGGCCGAGGGTTTCCACCGACAGGCAGGCAATCGCCACGCGAAAGCCGCCGAGGCGGTTGATCAGGTTGCCGAACAGCAGTCGCGCGCCGATGAAGCTGGCACCGAACAGGCTCAGGCACAGTACGGCGTTGTCCCAGTGTCGGGTGGCGTAGTACAGGGTGATGAAGGTGGCGATGGTGCCAAAGCCGATGGAGCCCAGGGCCAGGCCGCAGCCGTGGGGAAACACCTTGCCCAGCACGTGGATGAACGGCAAGCGCTCGCCGGCAACGATCGGCGCGGCGAGTTTCGGCCAGGCCAGCAGCAGGCCGAGCAGCGCCAGCAGGATGATGCTCGCTCCCATGCTCCACAGCCCCAGCCGGCTTACCAGCCACACCCCCAGCGGCGCGCCAATGGCCAGGGCGCCGTAGCTGGCGATGCCGTTCCAGGAAATCACCTTGGCGGTATTCTGCGCCCCGACCCGGCCGATGCCCCAGCCGATGGAACCCGAGCCCACCAGGCTTTCCGCGCTGCCCAGGACCAGGCGGCCGATCAGCAGGCTGATCAGGCTCAGGGTCGGCAGGTTGTGCAGCCAGGCCGAAAGCAGCATGAACACCCCGCTCAAGCCGCAGCCGGCCAGGCCGTACATCACCGCGCGCTTGCTGCCCAGATTGTCGATGATGCGCCCGGCATAGGGCCGGCTGAGCAGGGTGGCCAGGTATTGCACGCTGATCACCAGGCCGGCGATCACCGCGCCAAAGCCCAGCTCGCTGTGCACGTAGCCCGGCAATACTGCCAGCGGAATGCCGATATTCAGGTAGCCGATAAAGGTGAACAGGACGATGGAGACGACGTGCAGCGTGACCGTCAAGGGGCGCTGGGTATCTGGCATGGGAAGGGGACCACTGCGACAGCTCAATAGATAGGCTGCTTATGATACCGATGTGCAGGGAGGGGTTGTGGGGGAAATCGACGTGTTGTTCAGGTTTTTACCTGGCCGGAGTCGGTTCAGGCGTCATTGTTGCCCAGCAACCGGGTGGTGACCAGGGCGGCCAGGGCGTTTTCCTGGGTGCCGAAGCGGGCCAGCAGAGCGGCCTGTTTTTCTTCGCTGAGGCGATTCCACACGTCGATCATCTGTTCGGCAGTGCCGATCAGCACGCTGGCTTGGGTTTCGCTGAAGGATTCGGTCATGGTGCGGCGGGGCTCGGGAGGAGGGTTTCAGGCGGTGTGGAAAGCGCTTGAGTAGCGCTTTCCACACGGTCTGGTTACAGCTTTCAGTCTTCGCTGTCGGCCTTGCGGCTGTCGGCGGCTTCTTGCACTACAGGCTTGTCGGCACTGGCTTGTGGCGGAGTTGTCTGCTCAGTTTCGTGCAGGCTTGGGAAGGGGAGATTCGGGATCTCATGCATGTCGTTGCTCCTCGCAAAGTCTGTTTTTTAAATCGCTGGGTAGATCCGCGCTTTTAAAAAGCTTGGGCAGGATACAGCACTGGAAATGACAAAAAGATTTTTATCGCGCTTTTTGGGATGAAAGGGATTTCATCGAGTGGTGCGGCTTGCCGTCACAGGCAGCCAGAGGGCTGCCTGTGACGGTGCGCAAGTTGCTATACGACCCGGGCGATGGCTTCAGCCAGCAAGTCCAGGCGGCTGGCGTCGATCCCGGCCACGTTGGCGCGGCCGGAGCTGACCATGTACACGCTGTGGTGGTCACGCAGTTCCTGGACCTGGGCAGGGCTCAGGCCGGTGTAGGAGAACATTCCCCGTTGCACGCCGATATGCGCGAAACGTTCGGCCAGGCCGTAAGGCTGCAAGGCCTCCAGCAGGCCGGCGCGCAGTTGCGCGATCCGCAGGCGCATGGTTTCCACTTCGTCGGCCCAGAGGCTTTTCAGCTCCGGGTCGCCGAGGATGGTGGCGACCACCGCCGCGCCGTGATCCGGTGGCGTGGACCACAGGTTACGGGCGATATGGGCCAGTTGGCTGCGCACATCGAGCAGTTTCTCGGTGTCCTGGGTGCAGACGATCAAAGCGCCGGTCCGGTCGCGGTACAGGCCGAAGTTCTTCGAGCAGGAACTGGTGATCAGCACTTCCGGCAGTTCGGCGGCGAACAGCCGCACTGCCCAGGCATCCTGCTCCAGGCCATCGCCGAAGCCCTGGTAGGCGAAGTCGATCAGCGGCAGCAGCTTGCGGCTGCGTACCACGTCCAGCACGCGTTGCCAGTCGGGGTGGCCGAGGTCGAAGCCGGTGGGGTTGTGGCAGCAGGCGTGCAGCAACACCACGTCGCCCTCGGGCACCTGGTTCAGGGTCGCCAGCATGGCCTCGACGTCCAGGCGGTTGTCGCTGCCCACATAGGGGTAGTGACTGACCTTGACCCCGGCCGCGGCAAAGATGGTCTCGTGGATCGGCCAGGTCGGGTTGCTCAGCCACACGCCACGGCCCGGCAGGCAGTGGGCGATGAAGTCGGCACTCAGGCGCAGGGCGCCAGTGCCGCCCGGGGTCTGCGTGGCGCCGGCACGCTGGGTGGCGATCAGTTTCGAATCGCTGCCCAGTACCAGTTCATTGATCACCTTGCCGAAGGCCGCGTCGCCATGGCCGCCGATGTAGATCTTGGTGTCCTGGCTGTCCACCAGGCGCTGTTCGGCCAGCTTCACCGAGCGCGGGATCGGCGTCAGGCCCTGGGAGTCCTTGTAGACCCCCACGCCGAGGTCGAACTTGCGCGGGTTGGGATCGTTGGCGTAGGCCCCCATCAGGCCGAGAATCGGGTCGCCGGGAACCCGGCCGATGGCGTCGAAGTGCATTACTTGCGTCCTTCTGCGGTCTTGGCCACTTCATCGGTGCGGGCTGCCATGATGAAGTCGTTGCGGTGCAGGCCCTTGATCGAGTGGCTCCACCAGGTCACGGTGACCTTGCCCCACTCGGTGAGCAGGCCCGGGTGGTGGCCTTCGGCCTCGGAGATCTCGCCCATGGCGTTGGTGAAGGCCAGGGCAAATTTGAAGTTCTTGAACAGGAAGACTTTTTCCAGCTGCATCACGCCATCGCGAACTTCGATGTTCCAGTCAGGGATCTGCTTGATCAGTACCGGCAGTTCTTCGTCGCTGACTTGAGGAGCATCGGCACGGCAGGCTTCGCAATGGGCTTGGTTCAGAGCGGTCATGGTGGGTTCCCAGGATTCAATTCTTGTTGGAAGTTACTATCTTTCGCAGCGGCTCGCGAGTGCGGGCCGCTCAGGCCGCCTTGGGTTTTGGCGGAAACTTGGGGGCGTGCAGGCCCAGCTGCATGCCTTGGTGGACCAGGGCCATGATGTCTTCGTGGGCTAGGTCGAACAGGCGCTTGAGGTTGGGCAGGGTGAAATAGATCGGCTGCAGGATGTCGATGCGATACGGCGTGCGCATGGCTTCCAGCGGGTCGAAGGCCTGGTGTTCCGGCTCTTCGGACAAGCTGTACACGGTCTCCTTGGGCGAGGACAGGATGCCGCCGCCATAGATGCGCCGCCCGGCCGGGGTGTCCACCAGGCCGAACTCGATGGTCATCCAGTACAGGCGCGCAAGGTACACCCGCTCTTCCTTGGTGGCTTGCAGGCCGAGCTTGCCGTAGGTGTGGGTGAATTCGGCGAACCAGGGGTTGGTCAGCAGCGGGCAGTGGCCAAAGATCTCGTGGAAGATGTCCGGCTCTTGCAGGTAGTCGAGTTCTTCGCGGGTGCGAATGAAGGTCGCCACGGGAAAGCGCTTGCTGGCCAGCAGTTCGAAGAAAGTCTGGAAGGGGATCAGCGCTGGTACCCGGGCCACTTGCCAGCCGGTGGTTTCACCCAGGACCTTGTTGATTTCGCCCAGTTGCGGAATACGGTCGTGGGGCAAGCCGAGCTTGTCGATGCCGTCCAGGTATTCCTGGCACGCACGACCCTCGATCACTTTCAACTGGCGTGTGATCAGGGTGTTCCACACCGCGTGCTCTTCGGGTGGATAGTCGATAAAACCTTGCGCGTCGGGCTCGCGGGCCACGTACTGCGTCTGCTTCATGCTGCTCTCCTGCCAGGGGATGCGTTCTTGTTATGTGTGACCCCAGTGATACCCGAGGGTGCGACGCTTTGCAGCAGGTGGCCGGTGCGGTTGGAGGGCTGTTGCGCATCAATTTGTAAAGTAAACGTTACGAATCTGGCGGAGTCTCCACCCTGTGGTGGGTTTTCAGGTTTGAAAAAGCGGTTTGCTGTCACATAATCTTGACGACTATCTGCGCCATCCTGCAGAAAGTTTGTAAAGCCCGATGCCATAAGCGTCGGTTTTCGGCGCTTATGCCTTTCACTGTCAGTCCCAGGGCCTTCCTTCTATGCGTATCAAAGTTCACTGCCAGAATCGCATCGGCATCCTGCGCGACATTCTCAACCTGCTGGTGGAATACGGGATCAACGTGGCCCGTGGCGAGGTGGGGGGCGAGCATGGCAATGCCATCTATCTGCACTGCCCGAACCTGATCAACCTGCAATTCCAGGCGCTGCGCCCCAAGTTCGAGTCCATCGCCGGGGTGTTTGGCGTCAAGCGAGTCGGGTTGATGCCCAGCGAGCGCCGGCACATGGAGCTCAATGCGCTGTTGGGGGCTCTGGAGTTCCCGGTGCTGTCCATCGACATGGGCGGCTCCATCGTGGCGGCGAACCGGGCCGCAGCGCAGTTGCTCGGGGTGCGGGTGGACGAGGTGCCGGGCATTCCCCTGTCGCGCTACGCCGAAGACTTCGACCTGCCGGAACTGGTGCGGGCCAACCAGTCGCGGATCAACGGGTTGCGAGTCAAGGTCAGGGGCGATGTGTTCCTGGCGGACATCGCGCCGCTGCAATCGGAACATGACGACAGCGAAGCCATGGCCGGCGCGGTATTGACCTTGCACCGGGCGGATCGCGTTGGCGAGCGCATCTACAACGTGCGCAAGCAGGAGCTGCGGGGCTTCGACAGCATCTTCCAGAGTTCGAAGGTCATGGCGGCGGTGGTGCGTGAGGCTCGGCGCATGGCGCCGCTGGATGCGCCGCTGCTGATCGAGGGCGAGACCGGGACCGGCAAGGAGCTGCTGGCCCGTGCCTGTCACCTGGCCAGCCCGCGCGGGCAGTCGCCGCTGATGGCCCTGAACTGCGCCGGGTTGCCGGAGTCCATGGCCGAGACCGAGCTGTTCGGCTACGGCCCCGGCGCCTTCGAGGGGGCTCGGGCAGAGGGCAAGCTGGGGCTGCTGGAGCTGACCGCCGGTGGCACCCTGTTTCTCGACGGGGTAGGGGAGATGAGCCCGCGCTTGCAGGTCAAGCTGCTGCGCTTCCTGCAGGATGGCTGCTTCCGCCGGGTCGGCAGCGATGAAGAGGTGTACCTGGATGTGCGGGTGATCTGCGCGACCCAGGTGGATCTTTCCGAGTTGTGCGCCAGGGGCGAGTTCCGTCAGGACCTCTATCACCGGTTGAATGTGCTGTCCCTGCACATTCCGCCATTGCGCGAATGCCTCGACGGCCTGACCCCCCTGGTGGAGCACTTTCTCGACCAGGCCAGCCGGCAGATCGGTTGCCCGTTGCCGCGTCTGGCGCCGGCGGCCATGGAACGCCTCAGTCACTACCACTGGCCGGGCAATGTGCGGCAACTGGAGAACGTGCTGTTTCAGGCGGTTTCCCTGTGCGATGGCGGTACGGTCAAGACCGAGCACATCCGGCTGCCGGACTATGGTGCGCGCCAGCCGCTTGGCGATTTCTCCCTGGAGGGTGGCCTGGAACAGATTGTCGGGCGCTTTGAAAAGGCCGTGCTCGAGAGTCTGTACGCCGAGCACCCCAGTAGCCGTCAGCTGGGCAAGCGGCTGGGGGTTTCCCACACCACCATCGCCAACAAACTGCGCGAATACGAGGTCGGCAGGAATGCCGGCGACAATCCCTAGGCTTGTATCCGGGCCGTTACTTGCCGGTAGCGGCATAAGACCGCCGTTTTTCCGTCTTCTGCCAGCGCTGTTTTTTCCTCTGTAATCAGGCAAAGCCTTGCCCCGCCTGGGGATCACCACTGCGTGAAAAAGTTGGTGCGCTTATTGCTTATGGCTTCGCAGTACAGCGGTGGGCGGCAAACGTCCGGCAGACAGAGGAAAGACTGTGGACAAGTACCTTTATGTGGCAATGACCGGCGCCAGCCAGAATGCACTGGCGCAAAAGGCTCATGCCAACAATCTGGCGAACATCTCTACCAATGGTTTTCAGCGCGACCTGGAGCAGGCCCGTGCGATGCCGGTATTTGGTGACAGCTTTCCGGCGCGCGCCTTTGCCATGAGCGAGCGCCCGGCAACGGATTTCAGTGCCGGCTCGATGGTGGAGACCGGTCGTGACCTGGACGTGGCCGTCAGCGGCAACGGCTGGATCGCCGTGCAGAGCCCCGACGGCAGCGAAAGCTATGTGCGTACCGGCAGTTTGAATGTCGACGCCCTGGGTGTGCTGCGCGCCGGCAACGGCATGCCGGTGATGGGCAATGGCGGCCCGATCGCCGTGCCACCCGAGCAGAAGATCGAAGTTGGCCAGGACGGCACCATCAGTATCCGTGCCATGGGCGAGGGCCCGCGAGTCATGGCCGAGGTCGACCGCATCAAGCTGGTCAACCCGGACATCAAGAACCTCACCAAAGGCCTGGACGGCTCGATCAAGACCAAGGACGGCCAGCCGGCACCCGCCGATGCCAATGTCCAGGTGGTCTCGGGCTTCCTGGAGTCGAGCAACGTCAACGCCGTTGAAGAGATGACCGCGGTGCTGGCCCTGTCCCGGCAGTTCGAATTGCACGTGAAGATGATGAACAGCGCCAAAGAAGACGACCAGGCCATGGCTCGGGTCTTGCAGATCAGCTAATTACCAGTATCTAGCGCCGTAAAACAGGCGCGAGAGGAGAAATCAATGCTTCCGGCTCTATGGGTTGCCAAAACCGGTCTGTCCGCCCAGGACACCAACCTGACCGTCATTTCCAACAACCTGGCGAACGTCTCGACCACGGGCTTCAAACGTGATCGCGCCGAGTTCCAGGACCTGCTGTACCAGATCAAGCGTCAGCCGGGGGCCCAGTCCACCCAGGACAGCGAGCTGCCAACCGGCCTGCAGGTCGGTACCGGTGTGCGCATTGTCGGCACCCAGAAGAACTTCACCGCCGGCAGCCTGCAGACCACCGAGCAACCTCTGGACCTGGCCATCAACGGACGCGGTTTCTTCCAGATCCTGCAGCCCGATGGCACCACGGCCTACACCCGTGACGGTACTTTCCACCTGAACTCCGACGGCCAGATCGTCACCGCCAGCGGTTTTGCCCTGGAGCCTGCGGTTGTCGTGCCCAACGATGCGCAGACCTTCACCGTAGGCCAGGACGGCACCGTGTCCATCACCATTGCCGGCAACCCGGCGTCCCAGGTGATCGGCAACCTGCAAACCGCCGACTTCATCAACCCGGCGGGCCTGCAGGCCCAGGGCAACAACCTGTTCCTGGAAACCGCCGCCAGTGGCGCGCCGCAGATCGGTACCCCGGGCCTCAACGGTTTCGGCACCACGCTGCAGAACACCCTGGAAGCCTCCAACGTCAGCACCGTTGAGGAGATGGTCAACATGATCACCACTCAGCGCGCTTACGAGATGAACTCCAAGGTGATCTCCACCGCGGACCAGATGCTCTCGTTCATTACGCAGAAGCTGTAATCAAGTCTTGAGGTCGCCACGGGTCTGAAGTGGTGCACCGGCAACATCGTGAGGAAGGGTCATGAATCGGTTTATTTGTGTTCTAGCGCTGAGTGGGAGTGCCGTGCTCGCGGGCTGTGTCGCCCCGCCGCCCAAGCCCAATGACCCTTACTACGCGCCGGTGCTGCCGCGTACGCCGCTGCCTTCCGCGTCCAACAACGGTTCGATCTACCAGGCCGGCTTCGAGCAGAACCTGTACAGCGACCGCAAGGCGTTCCGGGTCGGTGACATCATCACCATCACCCTGAACGAGCGGACCAACGCCAGCAAGGGTGCCAACTCGGCGCTGACCAAGACCAGTTCCAACAGCATTGGCCTGACCTCGCTGTTCGGTGCCGTGCCCAACACCAACAACCCGCTGGGCGACGGCGACCTGACCCTGAATGCCGGCTACAGCGGCAATCGCGCCACCAAGGGCGACAGCAAGGCGGCCCAGAGCAATAGCCTGACCGGTTCGATCACCGTGACCGTGGCCGACGTACTGCCCAACGGCATCATCGCGGTGCGTGGCGAGAAGTGGATGACCCTCAACACCGGCGATGAGCTGGTGCGGATTGCAGGCCTGGTACGGGCGGACGACATCGCCACCGACAACACCGTGTCCTCGACCCGGGTCGCGGATGCACGCATTACCTATTCGGGCACCGGCTCGTTTGCCGATGCCAACCAGCCTGGCTGGTTCGACCGTTTCTTCCTCAGCCCGCTGTTCCCTTTCTAGGTGATGAAAAGACTCATGCTCAATTTCAAGCACCTGATGGCGGCGGCGTTGTTGCTGTCCACTTCCCTTGGCGTCCAGGCCGAGCGGTTGAAGGACATCGCCAGCATTTCCGGCGTGCGTTCCAACCAATTGATCGGCTATGGCCTGGTGGTCGGGCTTAACGGTACCGGCGACCAGACTACCCAGACGCCTTTCACCTTGCAGACCTTCAACAACATGCTGTCGCAGTTCGGCATCAAGGTGCCGGCCGGCTCCGGCAACGTGCAGTTGAAGAACGTCGCGGCGGTGTCGGTGAGTGCCGATCTGCCGGCGTTCGCCAAGCCGGGCCAGCAGGTGGATATCACCGTGTCCTCCATTGGTAACTCCAAGAGCCTGCGCGGCGGCACCTTGCTGCTGACGCCGCTCAAGGGCATCGACGGCAACGTCTACGCCATCGCCCAGGGCAACCTGGTGGTGGGTGGTTTCGATGCCGAAGGACGCGACGGTTCGAAGATCACCGTCAACGTACCGTCGGCCGGGCGGATTCCTGGTGGTGCCTCGGTCGAGCGTGCCGTGCCCAGTGGTTTCAACCAGGGCAACAGCCTGACCCTGAACCTCAACCGTTCGGATTTCACCACCGCCAAGCGCATCGTCGACAAGATCAACGACATGCTCGGCCCAGGCGTGGCCCAAGCCATCGACGGTGGCTCGATCCGGGTGACCGCGCCCCTGGACCCAAGCCAGCGTGTGGACTACCTGTCGATCCTGGAGAACCTGGAGATCGATCCGGGGCAGGCGGTGGCCAAGGTCATCATCAACTCCCGTACCGGCACCATTGTCATTGGCCAGAACGTCAAGGTCTCGCCGGCGGCGGTGACCCACGGCAGCCTGACCGTGACCATTACCGAAGACCCGATCGTCAGCCAGCCCGGCCCTCTGTCCAATGGCCAGACCGCGGTGGTGCCCCGCTCGCGGGTCAATGCTCAGCAGGAAGCCAAGCCGATGTTCAAGTTCGGCCCGGGCACCACTCTGGATGAGATCGTCCGGGCGGTGAACCAGGTGGGCGCGGCGCCAGGCGACTTGATGGCCATCCTCGAAGCCTTGAAACAGGCCGGCGCCTTGCAGGCCGACCTGATCGTGATTTGAGGTGAGCGCCATGGATATTCGTAAGAGCGGACTGATTGGCAGCGGCGACTCCGGGTCTTACTCCGACCTCAACCGCCTGCAGCAACTGAAGGTCGGCGACAAGGACGGCGAAGCCAACGTGCGCAAAGTGGCGCAGGAGTTCGAGTCGCTGTTTCTCAATGAAATGCTCAAGTCCATGCGCAAGGCCACTGACGTCATAGGCCAGGACAACCCGCTCAATACCCCGGCCGCCAAGCAGTACCAGGACATGTATGACCAGCAGTTGGCGGTGTCCCTGTCTCGCGAGGGTGGCGGTATCGGCCTGGCCAATGTGCTGATGCGCCAGATGATGAAGAACAAGCCGGCTCATCCGAATGCGGCCACCACGACTTTGCCGGCCGCGGCGCCGGTGGCGACTCCGACGCCGATCGCTGCCGGTACCACGGCCCAGGATGGTCCGTTGAGCCGGGTCAACGGCCAGCGCCCGATGTGGGCTTCGCGGGCCCACGATCCTTTGCGCACGAGCGTGGCGCATAACGACATGGTGCTGCTCAACCAGCGGCGTCTGTCCCTGCCCAGCAAGCTCACCGATCGCCTGTTGACCGGCATCGTGCCGTCGGCCGTTGCCGTCGAGGGCGGCGCACAGAACGCCGCGCCGACCCGCAACAGCCCGGCCGCCGATGCTGTGCTGCGGGGCGAGTGGCGGGTCAATCAGGGCTACGCCGCGTCCCAGGGCAAGATGCGGGTCTATGGCCGGGCCATGGCCCAGCCGCCGCTGGCACCGGCCAAGCGTGCCTTCAGTTCCGCCGACGACTTCGTCGCCACCATGCTGCCGATGGCGCAGCAGGCGGCCCAGCGTATCGGGATCGATCCGCGCTACCTGGTGGCCCAGGCCGCCCTGGAAACCGGCTGGGGCAAATCGGTGATGCGCCAGCAGGATGGCAGCAGCAGCCACAACCTGTTCGGCATCAAGGCCGGCAGCAGTTGGCAGGGTGCACAGGCCCGGGCGATCACTAGCGAGTTCCGCAACGGGCAGATGGTCAAGGAGACGGCGGCGTTCCGTTCCTACGATTCCTATCAGGACAGCTTCCACGATCTGGTGACCTTGTTGCAGAGCAACAATCGCTATCAAGAAGTGCTGAAGGTGGCCGATAAACCAGAACAGTTTGTTCGCGAGTTGCAAAAAGCCGGGTATGCAACGGACCCGGATTACGCAAGCAAGATTTCGCAGATAGCCAAGCAGATGAAGAATTACCAGAACTACGCTGCAGCTGGCGTTTCCACGAATTTATAAGGTCTGAATCATGAGTTTGCTCAATATCGGGATGTCGGGGCTGGCCGCCAGCCAAACGTCGTTGATGACCACGGGTAACAACATTGCCAACGCCGACACCGCCGGGTACTCGCGTCAGCAGACCGTGCAGGGCACCAAGGCCTCCAGCCAGAATGGCAACGTCTTCATCGGCACCGGCACCACCCTGGCGGACGTGCGCCGGGTCTATAACAGCTTCCTCGATGCCCAGTTGCGCACCGCCACCTCGCTCAACAGCGATGCCGCGGCGTTCCAGGGGCAGATCAGCCCGATCGACCAATTGCTCTCGGACAGCGGCACCGGCATGACCGGCGCCCTGACCAAGTTCTTCGCCTCGGTGCAGAACCTCAACGCCAAGCCTACCGACGAGGCTTCCCGGCAGTTGCTGCTCAGCGACACCCAGGCCCTGAGCAACCGTTTCAACTCGGTATCCAGCCAGCTCAACCAGCAGAACACCAATATCAACGGCAACCTGGCGAACATGGCGGACCAGGTCAACAAGCTGGCCAACACCGTGGCCCAGCTCAACCAGAAGATTTCCGAGCTGTCGACCAACGGCAACGGCATGCCCAACGATCTGCTCGATGCGCGTAATGAAACCGTGCGCCAGCTTTCGACCTTCATCGGCGTGCAGGTCTCGGAGCGTGGCTCCAGCGTCGACCTGTACCTGGGCAGCGGCCAGCCGCTGGTCATGGGTAACTCGGCCAATACCCTGGAAGTGGTGCAGGGCAAGAACGACCCGAGCCGCTCCGCGCTGCAGTTGAACCGGGGCTCGAGCAGCATCGACATCACCAACCTCACCACCGGTGGCGAGATCGGCGGCCTGCTGCGCTACCGCAGCGAAGTGCTGGATCCGGCGATGAACGAGCTGGGCCGCGTAGCCCTCGTGGTCGCCGACCAGATGAACAGCCTGATGGCTCAGGGCATCGACAAGAACGGTGATTTCGGCGGCAACCTGTTCAACGACATCAACAGTGCCCGGATGATCAGCCAGCGCAGCATTGGCAGTGCCACCAACAGCGCAGGCTCGGGCAACTTCGATGTCACCATCAAGGACACCGGCAAGCTGAGCACCAGCGACTACACCGTGACCTTCAGCAGTGCCACCGACTACAGCGTCAAGCGCTCCGATGGCACCGACATGGGCAGCTTCAGCACCACCACCAGCCCGGCACCGGTGATCGATGGCTTCTCGCTGAAACTCAATGGTACGGTCGGTGCCGGTGACAGCTTCAAGATCACCCCGACCCGCAATGCCGCTACCACCATCCAGACTGAAATGACCGACCCCAAGCGCCTGGCCCTCGCGGCTCCGCTGAAGGCCGAGCTGGCTGCCGGGCTCAAGAGCTCCCTGAGCATTTCCGCGCAGCCTTC
The DNA window shown above is from Pseudomonas protegens CHA0 and carries:
- a CDS encoding 4a-hydroxytetrahydrobiopterin dehydratase, producing the protein MTALNQAHCEACRADAPQVSDEELPVLIKQIPDWNIEVRDGVMQLEKVFLFKNFKFALAFTNAMGEISEAEGHHPGLLTEWGKVTVTWWSHSIKGLHRNDFIMAARTDEVAKTAEGRK
- a CDS encoding sigma-54-dependent phenylalanine hydroxylase transcriptional regulator PhhR, coding for MRIKVHCQNRIGILRDILNLLVEYGINVARGEVGGEHGNAIYLHCPNLINLQFQALRPKFESIAGVFGVKRVGLMPSERRHMELNALLGALEFPVLSIDMGGSIVAANRAAAQLLGVRVDEVPGIPLSRYAEDFDLPELVRANQSRINGLRVKVRGDVFLADIAPLQSEHDDSEAMAGAVLTLHRADRVGERIYNVRKQELRGFDSIFQSSKVMAAVVREARRMAPLDAPLLIEGETGTGKELLARACHLASPRGQSPLMALNCAGLPESMAETELFGYGPGAFEGARAEGKLGLLELTAGGTLFLDGVGEMSPRLQVKLLRFLQDGCFRRVGSDEEVYLDVRVICATQVDLSELCARGEFRQDLYHRLNVLSLHIPPLRECLDGLTPLVEHFLDQASRQIGCPLPRLAPAAMERLSHYHWPGNVRQLENVLFQAVSLCDGGTVKTEHIRLPDYGARQPLGDFSLEGGLEQIVGRFEKAVLESLYAEHPSSRQLGKRLGVSHTTIANKLREYEVGRNAGDNP
- a CDS encoding amino acid aminotransferase — encoded protein: MHFDAIGRVPGDPILGLMGAYANDPNPRKFDLGVGVYKDSQGLTPIPRSVKLAEQRLVDSQDTKIYIGGHGDAAFGKVINELVLGSDSKLIATQRAGATQTPGGTGALRLSADFIAHCLPGRGVWLSNPTWPIHETIFAAAGVKVSHYPYVGSDNRLDVEAMLATLNQVPEGDVVLLHACCHNPTGFDLGHPDWQRVLDVVRSRKLLPLIDFAYQGFGDGLEQDAWAVRLFAAELPEVLITSSCSKNFGLYRDRTGALIVCTQDTEKLLDVRSQLAHIARNLWSTPPDHGAAVVATILGDPELKSLWADEVETMRLRIAQLRAGLLEALQPYGLAERFAHIGVQRGMFSYTGLSPAQVQELRDHHSVYMVSSGRANVAGIDASRLDLLAEAIARVV
- a CDS encoding MFS transporter, yielding MPDTQRPLTVTLHVVSIVLFTFIGYLNIGIPLAVLPGYVHSELGFGAVIAGLVISVQYLATLLSRPYAGRIIDNLGSKRAVMYGLAGCGLSGVFMLLSAWLHNLPTLSLISLLIGRLVLGSAESLVGSGSIGWGIGRVGAQNTAKVISWNGIASYGALAIGAPLGVWLVSRLGLWSMGASIILLALLGLLLAWPKLAAPIVAGERLPFIHVLGKVFPHGCGLALGSIGFGTIATFITLYYATRHWDNAVLCLSLFGASFIGARLLFGNLINRLGGFRVAIACLSVETLGLLLLWLAPDANWALAGAALSGFGFSLVFPALGVEAVNLVPASSRGAAVGAYSLFIDLSLGITGPLAGAIAAGFGFASIFLFAAIAACTGLVLSLYLYHQAPKLRQEREAR
- the phhA gene encoding phenylalanine 4-monooxygenase; this translates as MKQTQYVAREPDAQGFIDYPPEEHAVWNTLITRQLKVIEGRACQEYLDGIDKLGLPHDRIPQLGEINKVLGETTGWQVARVPALIPFQTFFELLASKRFPVATFIRTREELDYLQEPDIFHEIFGHCPLLTNPWFAEFTHTYGKLGLQATKEERVYLARLYWMTIEFGLVDTPAGRRIYGGGILSSPKETVYSLSEEPEHQAFDPLEAMRTPYRIDILQPIYFTLPNLKRLFDLAHEDIMALVHQGMQLGLHAPKFPPKPKAA
- the arfB gene encoding alternative ribosome rescue aminoacyl-tRNA hydrolase ArfB; the protein is MLVISNNVHLPDAEIELTAIRAQGAGGQNVNKVSSAVHLRFDIPASSLPPFYKERLLALRDSRITSDGVIILKAQQYRTQEQNRADALERLTELILSAIKVEKKRRPTKPTLGSKKRRLETKAKRGSIKAGRGKVDF
- the flgG gene encoding flagellar basal-body rod protein FlgG, which gives rise to MLPALWVAKTGLSAQDTNLTVISNNLANVSTTGFKRDRAEFQDLLYQIKRQPGAQSTQDSELPTGLQVGTGVRIVGTQKNFTAGSLQTTEQPLDLAINGRGFFQILQPDGTTAYTRDGTFHLNSDGQIVTASGFALEPAVVVPNDAQTFTVGQDGTVSITIAGNPASQVIGNLQTADFINPAGLQAQGNNLFLETAASGAPQIGTPGLNGFGTTLQNTLEASNVSTVEEMVNMITTQRAYEMNSKVISTADQMLSFITQKL
- the flgF gene encoding flagellar basal-body rod protein FlgF — translated: MDKYLYVAMTGASQNALAQKAHANNLANISTNGFQRDLEQARAMPVFGDSFPARAFAMSERPATDFSAGSMVETGRDLDVAVSGNGWIAVQSPDGSESYVRTGSLNVDALGVLRAGNGMPVMGNGGPIAVPPEQKIEVGQDGTISIRAMGEGPRVMAEVDRIKLVNPDIKNLTKGLDGSIKTKDGQPAPADANVQVVSGFLESSNVNAVEEMTAVLALSRQFELHVKMMNSAKEDDQAMARVLQIS